CGGCATGCGCGCCCAGGATGCTGAGGATTTAAACAGCATGTATGCCCGCACGCGCGGAACGGGATTTGGCGCTGAGGTCAAGCGCCGCATCATGCTGGGAACCTACGCCCTCTCGGCCGGGTACTACGATGCTTACTACCTCAAGGCGCAAAAAGTTCGCACGCTCATCAAGCAGGATTTTGAGGCAGCCTTCGAGCAGTTTGATGTCCTAGTAGCCCCTACCTCGCCGACCGCGGCATTTCAAGCAGGCGAGAAAACCGACGATCCGCTCAGCATGTACCTCTCAGACCTGATGACTATCCCGGTCAACTTGGCCGGCCTACCCTCGCTGAGCGTGCCTTGCGGCTTTAACAGTGAGGGGTTGCCCATTGGGATGCAACTGATCGGCAACGTACTGCGCGAGGACTGCATCCTGCAGCTGGCGTATGCCTACGAGCAAGCAACGGCGCCGTCGCAATAAGGGGGCTTGTTAAGCTAGGTTAAGCGCGCTTCTCCCGCCCCTGGAGCCGATGCAGCAGCTCACCTCGCTTCCGTTAGGCAAAGTTGCGCTCGCCCTACTGGGGGTAGCGGCGGCCGGCTACGCCCTTATCTGCCTGGTGCTTTGGGCCTGGCAGCCGCACTTGATTTTTAAGCCCACGCGCTCGCTAGAGCGCACCCCAGCGGATGCAGGCGCATCCTACGAGCAAGTCTGGGTACCGCTGGAGGAGACAGGCGAGCGCCTCTACGGTTGGTGGTTGCCGAGCGCGGCCCGTGACGCGCGCCCGTTGCTCTACTTGCACGGCAATGGCGGTACCATCGGCATCAACCTAGAGCAAGCCCAACTGTTGCGCGCGTTGGGCTTTTCCGTGCTGCTGGTTGACTATCGCGGTTACGGTCGCAGCGACGGGCCGTTTCCCAACGAGCAGCGCGTCTATCAGGATGCGAAGGCGGCGTGGCGCTATCTGGTGCGGCAGCGCGGTTACGCGCCCGAGCGCATCTGGGCTTACGGTCACTCGCTGGGTGGAGCTGTCGCCATTGAGCTGGCAACGCGCCACCCGGCCATGGCGGGCGTCATTACCGAGGCTACCTTTACCTCCATTGCCAATATGGCCCGCCATCGCGGGCCGTACGAGCTCATCCCGCTCGAGCAGCTGCTGACGCAACGGTTTGACTCGCTGGCCAAAGTCCGCTCGCTCGAGGTCCCGCTGTTGCTCATCCACGGCACTGAGGACGCGGTCGTTCCGGCCCGCATGAGCCAGGCGCTGTACGAAGCCGCCAGCGACCCCAAGCAGCTGCTGCTCGTGCCCGGCGCCAACCACTGCCTGGCCCCCCACAGCCAAAGCGCAGCCGTACTAGCTGCTTCGAAGTACCGGCAGGCGATTCGCACCTTTGTCGAGCGGAACGCAGCCGTGTCCTCCCGCTAGGAGCCGCCCCAACCGAGGTGGAGCCGCTACCAGACAAAATCGGCAACGGGATCGCACTGCTCGAACGGTACGGCACTAGCGCCACCCAGCAGCACCGTCCGCTGCCGCAGGCCCTCAACGCGCCTGGCAACGCGCTGGGGAATGCCGTAACCGCAGGCAACATGGCCTTTACCGGCTAGGACCACAATCGCGCGATCGCGGTTTTGCCGGTGGAGGCGCGCAATCCGCTGGGCCATGGTTTCGTCCCACAAGATCTGGGTGGCCCAAAAGCGCTCGAAGCCTTGGCGCTGCCGGCTACGGGGAGGGTCCCGATAGACTTGCCGAATAGCCCGGCGGTACTCGGGTGGACCGAGCTGCATTTGCGAGGGTGGGGGCAGGCAGCGCCACTCGGCGCTGCTCAGGCTCGCCAGGCCCTGCCGGGCAACTTGGCGTGCGGCCTCGGTGGGCGCATTCAGGGCTATCGCCGGCAACGCGCGGCTGCGGGCAAAGCGCAAGATGGGGGCGTAGTACTGCCAGGGGAATCCCCAGCGCTGCTCGTACTCGCTGCGCTCGCGCAGCTCGGTGTCGCTAATGTCACCGGCCAAGTAGCGATCCAGCGCGTCCTGAAAGGGCTGCTGGAACATCTCCATCGCGATGGTCAGTCGGTCGCGCTGGCGCGCCAGCGCCTGGATGATGGCTAGCTCGTCGCGGTGGTCCTGAGGCTGGGCGTGGGTCTCGCCCAAATAGACAACGTCCGCCTGAGCTAGGGCTTGCACGGTTTCCATCCGCGACAGTTGCCGCTCGCGCTTGGGAGAGTGCTCGTCGCCTAGCGCCGGCGGGGCCCCCCAGCACAACCCAGCCAGCACGACGGCAACAAGCGCACACACCAAGTCGAATGGCTGGTAGTGGTACATGGTGATTGCGGCCGCTATGGCGCAGTCGGTGTCGCGCTAGTGGCTGGGTACTGGCAGAGCGACCATGCTTAGTACTACAGCCACGGTTTGGAGTCGGGCGGTCTAGCTCGGTAGTGACAGCATCGCGCAACGCTTGGTGATGGCGACGCCAGTGCGACCAAAGCAGCGCCTGCTCGGCACTCTGCAAGCTGGGCAGTACTATCGCCAACAGTAGGCGTCGCACCTCGGGCTCGGTCAATGGGACCAGGCTCCCCCTTTTTCCCCCACCCGAGCCTCGTTGGCCTGGGCCCACACCGCCGCTGGGAACGCTAGGGCCAGCAGGGAGAGGGTAATGTGCCGGTACCAACCATGCCAGCTGCGCACCTCATATTCGTCCAAGCCCGTCTCCTGCTTGGCGGTTTCGAAGCAGGCTTCGAT
The window above is part of the Cyanobacteria bacterium QS_8_64_29 genome. Proteins encoded here:
- a CDS encoding phospholipase produces the protein MQQLTSLPLGKVALALLGVAAAGYALICLVLWAWQPHLIFKPTRSLERTPADAGASYEQVWVPLEETGERLYGWWLPSAARDARPLLYLHGNGGTIGINLEQAQLLRALGFSVLLVDYRGYGRSDGPFPNEQRVYQDAKAAWRYLVRQRGYAPERIWAYGHSLGGAVAIELATRHPAMAGVITEATFTSIANMARHRGPYELIPLEQLLTQRFDSLAKVRSLEVPLLLIHGTEDAVVPARMSQALYEAASDPKQLLLVPGANHCLAPHSQSAAVLAASKYRQAIRTFVERNAAVSSR
- a CDS encoding iron-regulated protein → MYHYQPFDLVCALVAVVLAGLCWGAPPALGDEHSPKRERQLSRMETVQALAQADVVYLGETHAQPQDHRDELAIIQALARQRDRLTIAMEMFQQPFQDALDRYLAGDISDTELRERSEYEQRWGFPWQYYAPILRFARSRALPAIALNAPTEAARQVARQGLASLSSAEWRCLPPPSQMQLGPPEYRRAIRQVYRDPPRSRQRQGFERFWATQILWDETMAQRIARLHRQNRDRAIVVLAGKGHVACGYGIPQRVARRVEGLRQRTVLLGGASAVPFEQCDPVADFVW